CGGTGATCTACACGCTAATCGCCACCTGCCGAATCCACGGTATCGAGCCGTATGAATACCTTAAGGACGTGCTCACTAGGCTTCCATCGACGACGAATCATACCGTGGGCGAACTGACGCCGATCAAGTGGAAAGAGGCTCGCACGATAAGCGTCAGCCGAGCGGC
The Verrucomicrobiales bacterium DNA segment above includes these coding regions:
- a CDS encoding transposase domain-containing protein → MFFGSEEAGQRNAVIYTLIATCRIHGIEPYEYLKDVLTRLPSTTNHTVGELTPIKWKEARTISVSRAA